The genome window TGCTTGAGGTAAATTCTGAAAATTTTCTTGGTTCACATTCAAACCTATCCCAATTATGGATTGTACTTCATTTTGATTTTTGAACGTATTTTCAATTAAAATGCCACCAATTTTTTTATTTTCTGCCAAAATGTCGTTTGGCCATTTTATCTTAAAATTCAAATTACTGACACTTTTTAATGCATCAACTACACTTAAAGCTACCACAATATTTAAAGCAAAAAGACTTGTAATTTGATTTATTTTTTGATGATATAAAACACTAAATGTTAAGTTTTTACCCACTTCAGAAGCCCACACAGCACCTCTTTGTCCTCTACCTTCTTTTTGCAATTCTGTACTTACAACAGTGAAATTTTCGCAACTTTCTTGAGCTGCAAGAGTTTTCAAAAAAAGGTTAGTAGAATCTATGGCATCGAGTTTGATTATCTTCATAATACAATAACAAAATTTAATCTTATGTTAAGGTTCAAAAATAATCACAAAAAAT of Flavobacterium channae contains these proteins:
- a CDS encoding biotin--[acetyl-CoA-carboxylase] ligase — translated: MKIIKLDAIDSTNLFLKTLAAQESCENFTVVSTELQKEGRGQRGAVWASEVGKNLTFSVLYHQKINQITSLFALNIVVALSVVDALKSVSNLNFKIKWPNDILAENKKIGGILIENTFKNQNEVQSIIGIGLNVNQENFQNLPQASSIYVLENKILDRDTLLISIVNQLEMNLKQLSIVGEDYYWDAYHTILFKKDMVSTFEDISGKRFVGKIQQVTPEGKLEVMLEDDAVIHFDIKEVKMLY